A section of the Phaseolus vulgaris cultivar G19833 chromosome 8, P. vulgaris v2.0, whole genome shotgun sequence genome encodes:
- the LOC137825774 gene encoding alpha-soluble NSF attachment protein 2-like: protein MGDHLARAQDFEGKAEKKLSGWGLFGSKFEDAADLFDKSANSFKLAKSWDKAGSTYIKLANCHLKLESKHEAAQAYVDAAHCYKKSNINEAVSCLDNAVNIFCEIGRLSMAARYLKEIAELYESEQNIEQAVVYFEKAADFYENEDVNTSANQCKQKVAQYNAQLEQYQRSIEIYEEIARQSLNNNLLKYGVKGHLLNAGICQLCRGDVIAISNALERYQDLDPTFSGTREYRLLADIAAAIDEEDVGKFTEVIKEFDSMTPLDSWKTTLLLRVKEKLKAKELEEDDLT, encoded by the exons ATGGGAGATCATTTGGCTAGGGCCCAGGATTTCGAGGGCAAGGCAGAGAAGAAGCTCAGCGGTTGGGGTTTGTTTGGCTCCAAATTCGAGGACGCCGCTGATCTCTTCGACAAATCCGCCAATTCCTTCAAGCTCGCCAAATCAT GGGACAAAGCAGGATCCACCTACATCAAATTGGCGAATTGTCATTTGAAG TTGGAAAGCAAGCATGAAGCTGCCCAAGCTTATGTTGACGCTGCGCATTGCtataaaaaatctaacataAATG AGGCTGTATCTTGCTTAGACAATGctgtaaatattttttgtgaGATTGGAAGACTCTCTATGGCAGCTAGATATTTGAAG GAAATTGCTGAGTTGTATGAGTCTGAACAAAATATCGAACAAGCAGTAGTTTACTTTGAAAAAGCGGCTGATTTTTATGAAAATGAAGATGTGAACACTTCTGCAAACCAGTgcaagcaaaaagttgctcAATACAATGCCCAGCTAGAACA ATATCAGAGGTCAATTGAGATTTATGAAGAGATTGCTCGCCAGTCTCTAAACAATAATTTACTGAAGTATGGAGTTAAAGGACATCTTCTTAATGCTGGCATTTGCCAACTCTGTAGAGGGGATGTTATAGCTATTAGCAATGCATTGGAGCGATATCAG GATTTAGATCCAACATTTTCAGGAACACGAGAATATAGACTACTTGCA GATATTGCTGCTGCAATTGATGAAGAAGATGTTGGGAAGTTTACTGAAGTTATAAAAGAATTTGATAGTATGACCCCTCTG GATTCTTGGAAGACAACACTTCTTTTGAGGGTGAAGGAGAAACTGAAAGCCAAAGAACTTGAGGAGGATGATCTTACTTGA
- the LOC137823957 gene encoding uncharacterized protein, with the protein MVSVDNGKDEIEDSNGIKVNDFASIDISTSGRTLVGNENPQRKFQSTLSFIPNRINFLKFGSASAKFKRLATEKDQLSQAVPSPSSLRLRERFSGMFAKKLDWGSLKKMCVEWIRDPINMALFVWILCVAVSGAILFLVMTGMLNGVLPRKSQRNAWFEVNNQILNALFTLMCLYQHPKRCYHLVLLCRWSPQDISKLRKVYCKNGTYKPHEWAHMMVVIILLNLNCFAQYALCGLNWGYKRSDRPAIGVGICISFAIGAPAVAGLYAIVSPLGKDYNSEMDEEALVQDSVAPRLDQLRVKSFQKKYSFASRQQQRVIENRPPQWSGGILDIWNDISQAYLSLFCTFCVFGWNMERLGFGNMYVHIATFMLFCMAPFWIFTLAAVNIENDTVRQALVATGIILCFFGALYGGFWRIQMRRRFNLPSYNFCFGKPSASDCTLWLCCCWCSLAQEVRTANSYDIVEDKLCRKEGSYSSDQQPMSPLPREDVASGTSSPLGNNSSPSMIKPSSPLSSSSFLKEYRSPERPLSTVKEEPSERGKDDPMNPPTPPLIQRESLGP; encoded by the coding sequence ATGGTTTCAGTTGATAATGGTAAAGATGAAATTGAGGATTCTAATGGAATTAAAGTAAATGACTTTGCTTCCATAGATATTTCAACATCTGGAAGAACACTGGTGGGCAATGAAAACCCTCAGAGGAAGTTCCAGAGCACCTTGAGTTTTATTCCCAATAGGATCAACTTCTTGAAGTTTGGGTCTGCATCTGCCAAATTCAAGCGGCTTGCAACAGAAAAGGACCAGCTTTCACAGGCTGTGCCCTCACCGAGTTCGCTTCGCTTGAGGGAGCGCTTCAGCGGCATGTTTGCTAAGAAACTTGACTGGGGTTCACTCAAGAAGATGTGTGTTGAATGGATTAGGGACCCAATAAACATGGCCCTTTTTGTGTGGATCTTGTGTGTTGCTGTTTCAGGTGCAATTTTGTTCCTTGTCATGACTGGCATGTTGAATGGTGTGCTGCCAAGGAAGTCTCAGAGAAATGCATGGTTTGAAGTGAACAATCAAATACTCAATGCACTGTTTACACTGATGTGTTTGTACCAGCATCCAAAGAGGTGCTACCACCTTGTGCTTCTGTGCAGGTGGAGTCCACAAGATATCTCAAAACTTAGAAAGGTGTATTGCAAGAATGGGACTTATAAGCCCCATGAGTGGGCACACATGATGGTAGTGATCATTCTCcttaatttgaattgttttgcTCAATATGCACTTTGTGGTCTAAACTGGGGATATAAAAGATCTGACCGCCCGGCCATAGGAGTTGGAATATGCATATCTTTTGCTATTGGTGCACCTGCAGTCGCTGGTCTGTATGCCATTGTTAGCCCTTTAGGTAAAGATTATAATTCTGAGATGGATGAAGAAGCACTGGTTCAAGATTCTGTTGCTCCGAGGCTAGATCAGCTGAGAGTAAAATCATTTCAGAAGAAATATTCATTTGCATCCAGACAGCAACAGAGGGTTATTGAAAATAGACCACCACAGTGGAGTGGAGGAATACTTGACATTTGGAATGACATTTCGCAAGCATATCTATCACTTTTCTGTACATTTTGTGTCTTTGGTTGGAACATGGAGAGACTTGGCTTTGGAAACATGTATGTTCACATTGCTACATTTATGCTGTTCTGTATGGCTCCCTTCTGGATTTTTACCTTGGCTGCTGTTAATATTGAAAATGACACTGTTAGACAGGCCCTAGTAGCTACTGGGATCATTCTTTGTTTTTTTGGTGCACTTTATGGTGGCTTTTGGAGGATCCAAATGAGAAGAAGGTTCAATCTGCCTTCTTATAACTTTTGTTTTGGCAAACCTTCAGCTTCTGATTGCACACTTTGGCTATGTTGTTGCTGGTGCTCTCTTGCTCAAGAAGTAAGGACGGCAAATAGCTATGACATTGTAGAAGACAAATTATGCAGGAAAGAAGGTTCTTATAGTAGTGACCAACAGCCAATGTCACCTTTGCCTCGTGAAGATGTGGCATCTGGCACAAGTTCTCCTTTGGGTAACAACTCTTCCCCTTCTATGATCAAGCCATCTAGTCCTCTAAGTTCAAGCAGTTTCTTGAAGGAATATCGTAGTCCAGAGAGACCACTATCTACTGTAAAAGAAGAGCCTTCTGAAAGAGGTAAAGATGATCCAATGAACCCACCTACTCCACCATTAATACAAAGGGAATCTCTTGGTCCCTGA
- the LOC137823958 gene encoding staphylococcal-like nuclease CAN2 isoform X1 — protein MGNALRFLYGHCCKPTAAGDSDSLGPHGVSSATVGVSALAHDLFHFDITSQVPEGLSKHVVSSKKAQANWYRKLVDAWKEAKPPPKTPEEAATLIIRTLKRHQKADVEGLLAFYGLPPPHTLVQGTIQPPSTLPDGVQFEMHTLPVDAKAVADGDTVTVYVSTTDPRESAFVPGNVHTAAVRRSEARARRNFEDADAFHKQIIDSGYRVIHIQNEEILAKKYRIRLRGIDAPESAMPYGKEAKAELVKIVQGKPLRVLVYGDDRYGRCVGDIYCNGTFVQEIMLKKGLAWHYTAYDKRQELETWEKQARAKRVGLWASNNPEKPWDWRRERRQAA, from the exons atGGGGAACGCCCTGAGGTTTCTGTACGGGCATTGCTGCAAGCCCACTGCAGCTGGTGATTCTGATTCACTTGGACCTCACGGCGTGTCCTCTGCCACCGTTGGTGTATCAGCACTTGCCCATGATCTCTTTCACTTTGACATCACCTCCCAG GTTCCAGAAGGACTCAGCAAGCATGTTGTGTCTTCTAAGAAGGCCCAGGCTAATTG GTATAGAAAGTTAGTAGATGCTTGGAAAGAGGCAAAACCCCCTCCTAAGACACCTGAAGAAGCAGCTACACTTATCATTCGGACATTGAAAAGACACCAAAAAGCAGATGTTGAG GGATTGTTGGCTTTCTATGGTCTTCCTCCACCACACACCCTTGTTCAAGGAACTATTCAACCCCCGTCAACTTTGCCTGATGGAGTTCAATTTGAAATGCACACCTTGCCT GTTGATGCAAAAGCAGTGGCAGATGGGGATACCGTAACAGTGTATGTTAGCACAACAGACCCCAGAGAATCAGCATTTGTCCCTGGCAACGTTCATACAGCAGCAGTGAGAAGATCAGAAGCACGTGCCCGAAGGAACTTTGAAGACGCTGATGCATTTCACAAACAGATAATTGATTCAGGATATCG GGTGATTCATATTCAAAACGAGGAAATCCTAGCTAAGAAGTATAGAATTCGATTAAG GGGTATTGATGCACCAGAAAGTGCAATGCCATACGGAAAGGAAGCTAAAGCTGAACTGGTCAAGATTGTTCAAGGAAAGCCTTTGAGGGTCCTTGTTTATGGAGATGATCGCTATGGTCGTTGTGTAGGTGATATCTATTGTAATGGCACTTTTGTACAG GAAATCATGTTGAAGAAGGGTTTAGCATGGCACTACACAGCCTATGACAAACGGCAGGAACTAGAAACA TGGGAAAAACAAGCCAGAGCAAAGCGTGTTGGGTTATGGGCTTCAAACAATCCTGAAAAGCCATGGGACTGGAGAAGAGAAAGACGACAAGCTGCATGA
- the LOC137823958 gene encoding staphylococcal-like nuclease CAN2 isoform X2, whose translation MGNALRFLYGHCCKPTAAGDSDSLGPHGVSSATVGVSALAHDLFHFDITSQVPEGLSKHVVSSKKAQANWYRKLVDAWKEAKPPPKTPEEAATLIIRTLKRHQKADVEGLLAFYGLPPPHTLVQGTIQPPSTLPDGVQFEMHTLPVDAKAVADGDTVTVYVSTTDPRESAFVPGNVHTAAVRRSEARARRNFEDADAFHKQIIDSGYRVIHIQNEEILAKKYRIRLRGIDAPESAMPYGKEAKAELVKIVQGKPLRVLVYGDDRYGRCVGDIYCNGTFVQEIMLKKGLAWHYTAYDKRQELETFLS comes from the exons atGGGGAACGCCCTGAGGTTTCTGTACGGGCATTGCTGCAAGCCCACTGCAGCTGGTGATTCTGATTCACTTGGACCTCACGGCGTGTCCTCTGCCACCGTTGGTGTATCAGCACTTGCCCATGATCTCTTTCACTTTGACATCACCTCCCAG GTTCCAGAAGGACTCAGCAAGCATGTTGTGTCTTCTAAGAAGGCCCAGGCTAATTG GTATAGAAAGTTAGTAGATGCTTGGAAAGAGGCAAAACCCCCTCCTAAGACACCTGAAGAAGCAGCTACACTTATCATTCGGACATTGAAAAGACACCAAAAAGCAGATGTTGAG GGATTGTTGGCTTTCTATGGTCTTCCTCCACCACACACCCTTGTTCAAGGAACTATTCAACCCCCGTCAACTTTGCCTGATGGAGTTCAATTTGAAATGCACACCTTGCCT GTTGATGCAAAAGCAGTGGCAGATGGGGATACCGTAACAGTGTATGTTAGCACAACAGACCCCAGAGAATCAGCATTTGTCCCTGGCAACGTTCATACAGCAGCAGTGAGAAGATCAGAAGCACGTGCCCGAAGGAACTTTGAAGACGCTGATGCATTTCACAAACAGATAATTGATTCAGGATATCG GGTGATTCATATTCAAAACGAGGAAATCCTAGCTAAGAAGTATAGAATTCGATTAAG GGGTATTGATGCACCAGAAAGTGCAATGCCATACGGAAAGGAAGCTAAAGCTGAACTGGTCAAGATTGTTCAAGGAAAGCCTTTGAGGGTCCTTGTTTATGGAGATGATCGCTATGGTCGTTGTGTAGGTGATATCTATTGTAATGGCACTTTTGTACAG GAAATCATGTTGAAGAAGGGTTTAGCATGGCACTACACAGCCTATGACAAACGGCAGGAACTAGAAACA TTCTTATCTTAG
- the LOC137826898 gene encoding heavy metal-associated isoprenylated plant protein 45-like, which yields MANVVEVKVGLHCDECIKKILKAIKKIEDIETYNVDKQLNKVIVTGDVTTEEVIRVLQKIGKNATPWENTQPNC from the exons ATGGCGAAT GTGGTGGAAGTGAAGGTTGGTTTACACTGTGACGAGTGTATCAAAAAAATTCTTAAGGCCATCAAGAAGATTGAAG ATATTGAGACGTATAACGTGGACAAACAGTTGAACAAGGTCATCGTTACAGGTGATGTTACAACGGAAGAAGTTATTAGGGTTCTTCAGAAGATTGGCAAGAATGCAACCCCATGGGAAAATACTCAACCCAATTGCTGA
- the LOC137823959 gene encoding protein EARLY RESPONSIVE TO DEHYDRATION 15-like: MEVISPSSTSSRLNPNAPMFVPLAYRTVEDFSDEWWNLVRSSAWFRDYWLRECFQDPQYQNELFDFDFDLDLEEEEEENEGEEGKEVVSLGVLKWRSSGGGWAEAPRYVEKAPKFVKPKVSPRAIHQPR; this comes from the exons ATGGAAGTGATCTCTCCTTCATCCACCTCCTCCAGATTGAATCCCAACGCTCCAATGTTCGTGCCGCTCGCCTATCGGACGGTGGAGGATTTCTCCGACGAATGGTGGAATTTGGTTCGTTCCTCCGCGTGGTTCCGCGACTACTGGCTCCGCGAGTGCTTCCAAGATCCCCAGTACCAGAACGAGCTTTTTGATTTCGACTTCGACTTAGATCTGG aagaagaagaagaagagaacgAAGGGGAAGAAGGAAAAGAGGTGGTGTCTTTGGGGGTGCTCAAATGGCGAAGCTCTGGAGGAGGTTGGGCCGAAGCGCCTAGGTATGTTGAAAAGGCCCCAAAGTTCGTCAAGCCCAAAGTTAGTCCTCGGGCTATTCACCAGCCCAGGTAG